The following proteins are encoded in a genomic region of Paenibacillus sp. FSL R7-0273:
- a CDS encoding Rha family transcriptional regulator, with amino-acid sequence MNSKRPVTPYGWAIKQRLTEMQLDQKKFCEIYGIPPYRLSNLIHGTRKAERYRRQVSELLNLPPS; translated from the coding sequence TTGAACAGCAAACGTCCGGTGACCCCCTATGGCTGGGCAATCAAGCAGAGGCTGACAGAGATGCAGCTGGATCAGAAAAAGTTCTGTGAAATCTACGGTATACCGCCTTACCGCCTGTCCAATCTCATCCATGGTACACGGAAGGCCGAGCGCTACCGCCGCCAGGTATCCGAGCTTCTGAACCTGCCTCCGTCTTGA
- a CDS encoding helix-turn-helix domain-containing protein, whose protein sequence is MQSIYERIEYLIKQRGITKKYFYEHLHISSGNFGDWKRGKSTPGTQHLINIAEFFHVSLDWLILGKQAADEVREEGEAYLSAQIRQYNCHSEELLPKEQEFIKEYIAFTRYRRQKPADENS, encoded by the coding sequence ATGCAGTCCATATATGAGCGGATTGAATATTTGATCAAGCAGAGGGGAATTACGAAAAAGTATTTTTATGAGCATCTCCATATCAGCTCAGGTAATTTCGGGGACTGGAAGCGCGGAAAGTCTACGCCGGGAACTCAGCATCTGATTAACATCGCAGAATTTTTTCATGTCAGTCTGGATTGGCTCATTTTAGGCAAACAGGCTGCGGATGAGGTCCGTGAAGAAGGAGAGGCCTATTTGTCTGCCCAAATACGGCAATACAATTGCCATAGTGAAGAGCTTTTGCCAAAAGAGCAGGAGTTCATCAAGGAATACATAGCGTTTACCCGGTACCGCCGGCAGAAGCCCGCAGATGAAAATTCCTGA
- a CDS encoding CPBP family glutamic-type intramembrane protease, producing the protein MSSFLRSRHGVTGQRPYKWLAVTLLGWVAMTLGLFVATVVAHSLRTAGFPQNGTAAIQALTSALIIVPAVYIIRRRFQLTMGLMPLTSGAILHLLGGAALGVIMAVLGFLITGLLGWITIEEWHLSIDLILSMSFNLCIAFLYEALPEELSLRGIVYSGLRLRLPNYAAYMGQLLLFVLVPLTVNVLQSLVGIEKGNFINWEYVILLVCFGTVLQQLRSLTGSLWASIGFHLSYLEIARFVILQRDNRLLTYSELDAGTGTVVIQFGIIVVGSSAILALLLLWRGSRPVNGTNGTGSLKI; encoded by the coding sequence ATGAGTTCATTTTTGCGTTCCAGGCATGGGGTCACAGGGCAGCGTCCATATAAGTGGCTGGCTGTTACACTGCTTGGCTGGGTAGCCATGACTCTAGGTTTGTTCGTGGCTACTGTTGTAGCCCATTCCTTAAGGACTGCGGGATTCCCCCAGAATGGAACTGCAGCGATTCAAGCATTGACCTCAGCTTTGATCATTGTACCGGCTGTTTATATAATCAGGCGTCGTTTTCAACTGACAATGGGTCTGATGCCGCTGACATCAGGAGCAATCCTGCATTTACTGGGCGGTGCTGCGCTGGGCGTTATAATGGCTGTCCTTGGTTTCCTGATTACCGGATTGCTGGGTTGGATCACCATTGAAGAATGGCATCTCTCTATTGATTTAATTCTGAGTATGTCATTCAATTTATGCATCGCCTTTCTATACGAGGCACTGCCGGAGGAATTGTCGCTGCGCGGTATCGTATACAGCGGGCTGCGGCTGCGATTGCCAAACTATGCGGCCTATATGGGTCAGCTGCTGTTGTTCGTACTGGTGCCTCTCACAGTGAATGTGCTGCAGAGTCTTGTTGGAATAGAGAAAGGAAACTTTATTAATTGGGAATATGTAATTTTGCTCGTCTGCTTTGGCACTGTCCTGCAACAGTTGCGGAGTCTAACCGGATCATTGTGGGCCTCAATCGGCTTTCATTTGAGCTACCTGGAAATTGCACGGTTTGTTATACTCCAGCGGGACAATCGATTGCTGACTTACAGTGAGCTTGATGCGGGTACAGGTACAGTAGTAATCCAATTTGGTATAATTGTAGTGGGTAGCTCTGCAATATTGGCGCTGCTACTCTTATGGCGCGGGTCCAGACCCGTTAATGGTACCAATGGTACAGGCAGTTTAAAGATCTGA